AACGACGAATTGAGGGAAGCCATCGACCTGGTCCGTTCCGGATTTTTTTCCCGTGGAGACCGCGACCTTTTCCAACCTCTCACCAATGAACTCCTCAGCCGTGATGAATACTGCCTCCTTGCGGACTACCCCTCCTATATCGTAACGCAGGATAAGGTGGGAAGGGCATATCTCGTGCAAGACCAATGGATTCGCATGTCCATTCTGAATGTAGCCCGGATGGGCAAATTTTCTTCCGACCGGTCCATTCGGGAATATCTGGAAAAGATCTGGAGAGTAGAATCCCTCAGGGCTGCGGGAAAACAGGAGAACGACAAGTCTTGAACCAGAAAGGAAGGGCATTGCCTTAAGGAGTATCTATGAAATTGTTCGGCAAGAAGACGCAGAAGGAAAACAACGCCCAACCCGGCCAGAAACCAGCCGAATCCAGGAAGGAATCCCCGTGGACCAAGATGCCGCCGCGCAAGACCTGGATATGGTTCATCCTTATTTTAGTCGCAAACTTCATGCTGGGAAAATTTTTAATGCCCGGTCCGGAAAAACCACATATCGTTCCCTATACCCTCTTCAAGGATCAGGTCGGTAAGTACAATGTTCAGGCGATCTTCAGTCGGGGAGATACGATTTCGGGCCGCTTCAAAGTACCGATTACGGTACGGTATGAAACGGCAAAGAGTATGATGGACACGTTGACCGCACCAGGTGGAGGGAGTGCAAAACCGCGGCAGGAATCCAAGACGGTGAGCGACTTTACGACCACTCTGCCTTCCTTTGTCGACCAGGGGTTGGAGGCTTTTCTGGTCGATCACGCCGTCGAGATCAGTGCCAAACCCCTTAACGAAGAGCGCAGCACCCTGGCGACAATCCTTTTCAGCTTTGGGCCGGGTCTGCTTTTCATTGCCTTCTATATCTGGCTCTTTCAGCGTGCGGCCCAGCAAGGCGGCCTGGGAGGAGGGGGGCTGATGGGCATCGGCAAGAGCAAGGCGCGCCGCTACGACCAGGAAGAGGGGCCGAAGATCACCTTCAACGACGTTGCGGGCATTGACGAAGCTGAAAACGAGTTGATCGAGATCGTCGATTTTCTCAAAGACCCATCGAAGTATACCCGTCTGGGGGGAGCGGCCCCGAAAGGCGTCCTGCTGGTGGGCCCTCCGGGTACTGGGAAGACCCTGCTGGCCAAGGCGGTTGCCGGTGAGGCCGGTGTGCCCTTCTTCTCGATCAGCGCGTCGGAATTCGTGGAAATGATCGTCGGGGTGGGCGCGGCGAGGGTGCGAGACCTCTTCAGCCAAGCCCGCGATCAGGCGCCGGCCATCATCTTCATCGATGAACTGGATGCCATCGGCCGCGCCCGTGGACAGGCGGCGATCGGCGGAGCGAGCGAACAGGAGCAGACTCTGAACCAGATCCTCACCGAGATGGACGGCTTTTCCAGCCGGCAGGGAATCATTGTATTGGCGGCAACCAACCAGCCGGACGTGCTCGATCGGGCGCTCCTGCGGCCCGGTCGTTTCGACCGGCGCGTGGTGGTGAACCTTCCGGATAAGGTTGGGCGCGAGGCGATTCTCAAGGTTCACACCCGCGGCGTGCCCCTCGCCAATGACGCGAATCTGGCGGAACTTGCCGCCGAGACGCCGGGATTTTCCGGGGCCGACCTGAAAAACCTGGTCAATGAGGCGGCGCTGCGGGCGGCCCGGCTCGGACAGAACGAAGTCCATTTTGAAGACTTTATGGAAGCCCTGGAGAAGATCATCCTGGGTCCCGAGCGTCCGCTTCTTTTGAGCCCTGCCGACAAGGAACGCATCGCCTACCATGAGGGCGGACATGCCATTCTGGGGCTGGTGGTTCCCGGCGCCGACCCGGTAAACCGGGTCACGATCGTGCCGCGGGGTCAGGCCCTCGGCGTAACCTATCAGCGGCCCGACAGCGATCGCTACAACTATCCGGAAGCCTATCTGCGGGCGAGGATCATTGGAATGCTGGGAGGTCGCGCTGCCGAGGAAATCGTTTACGGGACCAAGACGACCGGCGCTGAAAGCGATATCGAGCAGGCCAGCAGCCTGGCCCGCCGCATGGTGACGCGCTGGGGAATGAGCGAACGGCTCGGTCTGGTGCAGCTCGCGCCCCGGGAGAACGTCTTTTTGAGTGGTATGGGCGGCTATGGAGGTGAGAAACCCTTCAGCGAAGAGACCGCCGAGACCATCGACGCCGAGGTGCTCAGGATTATTTCCGAAAGTCACGAGGAGGCCAAGCGGCTTCTAAGCGAATACCGCAAGCAGCTCGACGCGCTTGCCGAAGCCCTGGTGGCGCGGGAAACCCTCGGCGAGAAGGAAATCCTGGAAGCAACGGGCCTCCCCCCGGCGCCGGCCCTGGAGACTGGCAAGCTGCCCCTTCCCGGTACGGATGGCTGAACGCCGAAATGTTTTCTTTATCGAAAGAGAAAGGGGGCCTCACCAAAGGCCCCCTTTTTTCGGAGTTCCGGTTAAAAATAATAAATCCGCAGATCCTTACTTCAAGGTGACGGATTCAATCGTCACATCATCAGCGGGCCAATCCTGGAAAGGTCCCCGGGATCCGGTTTTGACCTTCGCCATGGAGTCGACCACATCCATCCCCTCCGTCACTTTGCCGAAGACCGCGTAACCGAAGTTGTTCTTGCCGGCGTAATTCAGGAAGGCATTGTCCACGAAATTGATGAAAAACTGGGAAGTGGCGGAATCAACGACCATGGTGCGCGCCATGGCCAGTGTGCCCCGGTCATTTTTCAGACCGTTTTCCGCTTCATTCTTGATGGGAGGGAGGGTGGGTTTCTGCTGGCCTGTCTTGTCGAATCCGCCGCCCTGGGCCATGAATCCGGGAATAATCCGGTGGAACAGGGTTCCGTTAAAAAACTGATCCTTCACGTACTGGAGGAAATTTTCAACGGTGATGGGGGCCTTGTCCTGATAAAGGACCACCTCGAAGGTGCCCAGGCTGGTTTTGAAGATAACCGTGGGGTTGGTACTGGAATCTGCCATAATGGTTTTGTCTCCTTGGATGGTTTTTATCGGCTTTTGGGAACGGCCGATCGAAATCCTGAATTTTGCGGAAGTATAGAGGGAAACCTCCGGGATTGTCAAGGAAGGATAGGGGCAAAAAAACCGGTCAGATCGGGCTGGAAATCAGGGCTGTCCGGGAATTTCGATCCGGATTTTCCGCATCTCCTGTTCGGTTTCGGCCCCGCTGACCGAAACGTTCTTCCCCGCTATGCCGCGAGCCTCCAACTTCTGCAGAAGGGGACGGACCTGTCGGGACGGCAATTCCGCGGTCAGAATTTCGCTGCCTTCGGAAGTCTGGTAGTTGATCTTGACGGCGTCAAACTCAAGCAGAAGGTTCACGATCGCCGAAGCCTGCAAATTGCGGCAGCTCTCCTGATCCTGGGCCTTTGTAGCAACGGATTCCGCTTTCCGTTCTTTCGATCCGGCAGTTCGTTCAGCCATCCGAAAAGTGCGAGTGACGGAGGGCGGGGGTTGTGGGGCGGCGCGTTCCGGGGCCTTTTCCTCTTCTCGGAAGGCTGCGGCACCGTTTCTCCCTGGTACGGGGAAGGGAGCCTTGGCCGGAATCGCCTCCTGTGGCCTTGACGAATCTGCGTTCCCGAGGGCGCGCTTCCCTTTTTCCATAGTCCCAATCCCCTCCGCTCCGGAAGAAAGATCTCTTTCCTGGGCCGAAATGGCCTGATCCGCCGGTTGTGCACTGGCCGGTGGAGATGCTGCTCCAGGGACGCTTTTCCCGGAGGACGGGATTTCCCGGAGAAGGACGGGGCGGGAGGAAGTATTGGGCGACGATGAAAGCGGGACAGGGGCTGTCCGGGACGGCCCCTGCTTTTCGATGCGCTGTTCCGCAACCGGAGGAGACAGGGCGATATGGATCCCTTCCTTGTGCAATTCCGGCTCCTGACCACGGTAAACATAGAAGGCGAGGACCGAGATGAGCAGGAGTGCCGCAGTCGAAAGAGGAATCTTGAGAAAATGGGGCGAGAAGAGTCTGCGGAAGAAACCCTTCTCCGGTTGCGCCTCTTCCCGCACCCTGGCCATGATCCTCTGCTTCATCCAGGGAGGGGGCGACACCGCCTCCAGATCGGAAAGAATCGTTTCCATCTGCTTCAGGTCTGCCAGGGCCTTGCTGCACTGTCGGCACGAGGCGAGATGCTCCCGAATTTTCTTTCTTTCTTCCGGCGGGAGAAGATCCTCGAGGTAGGCGGGCAGAATGTTTTCGATGTCCCGGCAATTCATGAAAAATCTCCCATTCGCTGAAGCAGAAGGTCCTTCAGGTTGTTTCTCGCCCGGAAAAGACGTGATCGGACCGTTCCCATGGGGATCTTGAGAGTTGAAACGATTTCGTCATAGGAGAGCCCCTGAATGTCCCGGAGAACAAGAATTTCCCGGTATCCTTCATCGAGCAGCCCGATGCATTTCTGGACCTGGGCGTCCCGTTCCTTTCTTTCCAGATCCTCCAGGACGGAATTCTGTGGAACGGAAACCTCCTGGCAGCTACACCCGCACCCTGTCTTGCCGGGAGAAAGATCCGGGCAGAATTCCGCGGAAGTCAAGCGGGTCTTTTTCGATTTCAATTGCAGCAGCCGGTTCCTGGTGGAATTGACCACGATCCCGTAAAGCCAGGTGGAAAAACGCGCTTCTCTCCGGAATTTTGAGATGGCCCGGAAGGCGGCGATAAAGGACTCCTGGACCACATCACAGGATTCCTCGTAATCGCCGATCATCCGGAAGGCCACGTTCAACATCTTTTTCTGGTACCTTTCCACCAGGATTCCGAAAGCCTCGACATCCCCTTTCTGGCAAAGCAGCACGGCTTCGAGGTCCGCGTCCTCGACAATCGCACTTTTATCCTCCTGGGAATTCGAGACTTCCATCATTCCTTACAGTATTTTCCCTACCTGCTCATCGTCAGTGTAAACGTCACTTTGGCCGATCTGCCGTCCTTCGTGGCAGGGAAACGCCAGTTTTTCAGCTGCCCAAAGACACAGGCTTTCAGAGCGGCATTGTTCAAGGTTCCCGAAGAATCCGTAACCTCGCGAACCGTGCCATCCGGAGAGAGGGTCAGAATAAGGACATGTTTCACGTGAAACGGACTTCCCGCAAAGCAGGGCTCCAGGAAAGAGAGCTGATTCTTCACAAATCTCGTCACGTCCCCTTTTGAAAGTCCTCCGGACACGACGATTGCTTCCACGGACAGAGAGGCTGCGCTGGTCCCGGTCTTGTTTCCCTTATATTTCTCTTTTATTGCCCCATTCCGCGGGGACGAGTCATAGGCCGGCTTTCCCGATTCTTCGCGGGCCTGGGCTGCCAGAGGAG
This sequence is a window from Syntrophus gentianae. Protein-coding genes within it:
- the ftsH gene encoding ATP-dependent zinc metalloprotease FtsH, which codes for MKLFGKKTQKENNAQPGQKPAESRKESPWTKMPPRKTWIWFILILVANFMLGKFLMPGPEKPHIVPYTLFKDQVGKYNVQAIFSRGDTISGRFKVPITVRYETAKSMMDTLTAPGGGSAKPRQESKTVSDFTTTLPSFVDQGLEAFLVDHAVEISAKPLNEERSTLATILFSFGPGLLFIAFYIWLFQRAAQQGGLGGGGLMGIGKSKARRYDQEEGPKITFNDVAGIDEAENELIEIVDFLKDPSKYTRLGGAAPKGVLLVGPPGTGKTLLAKAVAGEAGVPFFSISASEFVEMIVGVGAARVRDLFSQARDQAPAIIFIDELDAIGRARGQAAIGGASEQEQTLNQILTEMDGFSSRQGIIVLAATNQPDVLDRALLRPGRFDRRVVVNLPDKVGREAILKVHTRGVPLANDANLAELAAETPGFSGADLKNLVNEAALRAARLGQNEVHFEDFMEALEKIILGPERPLLLSPADKERIAYHEGGHAILGLVVPGADPVNRVTIVPRGQALGVTYQRPDSDRYNYPEAYLRARIIGMLGGRAAEEIVYGTKTTGAESDIEQASSLARRMVTRWGMSERLGLVQLAPRENVFLSGMGGYGGEKPFSEETAETIDAEVLRIISESHEEAKRLLSEYRKQLDALAEALVARETLGEKEILEATGLPPAPALETGKLPLPGTDG
- a CDS encoding peptidylprolyl isomerase — translated: MADSSTNPTVIFKTSLGTFEVVLYQDKAPITVENFLQYVKDQFFNGTLFHRIIPGFMAQGGGFDKTGQQKPTLPPIKNEAENGLKNDRGTLAMARTMVVDSATSQFFINFVDNAFLNYAGKNNFGYAVFGKVTEGMDVVDSMAKVKTGSRGPFQDWPADDVTIESVTLK
- a CDS encoding zf-HC2 domain-containing protein encodes the protein MNCRDIENILPAYLEDLLPPEERKKIREHLASCRQCSKALADLKQMETILSDLEAVSPPPWMKQRIMARVREEAQPEKGFFRRLFSPHFLKIPLSTAALLLISVLAFYVYRGQEPELHKEGIHIALSPPVAEQRIEKQGPSRTAPVPLSSSPNTSSRPVLLREIPSSGKSVPGAASPPASAQPADQAISAQERDLSSGAEGIGTMEKGKRALGNADSSRPQEAIPAKAPFPVPGRNGAAAFREEEKAPERAAPQPPPSVTRTFRMAERTAGSKERKAESVATKAQDQESCRNLQASAIVNLLLEFDAVKINYQTSEGSEILTAELPSRQVRPLLQKLEARGIAGKNVSVSGAETEQEMRKIRIEIPGQP
- a CDS encoding RNA polymerase sigma factor, whose protein sequence is MMEVSNSQEDKSAIVEDADLEAVLLCQKGDVEAFGILVERYQKKMLNVAFRMIGDYEESCDVVQESFIAAFRAISKFRREARFSTWLYGIVVNSTRNRLLQLKSKKTRLTSAEFCPDLSPGKTGCGCSCQEVSVPQNSVLEDLERKERDAQVQKCIGLLDEGYREILVLRDIQGLSYDEIVSTLKIPMGTVRSRLFRARNNLKDLLLQRMGDFS